Proteins from one Ovis aries strain OAR_USU_Benz2616 breed Rambouillet chromosome 12, ARS-UI_Ramb_v3.0, whole genome shotgun sequence genomic window:
- the MIB2 gene encoding E3 ubiquitin-protein ligase MIB2 isoform X10: MRVMLSPRQGLPRIPLRGIFQGAKVVRGPDWEWGSQDGGEGKPGRVVDIRGWDVETGRSVASVTWADGTTNVYRVGHKGKVDLKCVGEAAGGFYYREHLPRLGKPAELQRRVSADGQPFQRGDKVKCLLDTDVLREMQEGHGGWNPRMAKFIGQTGTVHRITDRGDVRVQFSHETRWTFHPGALTKQNSCLVGEVVRVIDDLDTVKRLQAGHGEWTDDMAPALGRIGRVLKVFGDGNVGVLVSGKLWTFSPSCLVAYRPEEDANLDVAGRARENKSSLSVVLDKLRAQKSDLEHPGRLVVEVALGNMARALDLLRRHPEQVDTKNQGRTALQMAAYLGQVELVRLLLQAQAGVDLPDDEGNTALHYAALGNQPEAARVLLSSGCGANALNSTRSSALHVAVQRGFLEVVKVLCERGCDVNLPDAHADTPLHCAISAGTGASGIVEVLTEVPGIDVTATNSQGFTLLHHASLKGHTLAVRRILARARQLVDAKKEDGFTALHLAAFNNHGEVAQVLIQEGHCDVNARNRKLQSPLHLAVQQAHVGLVPLLVDAGCSVNAEDEEGDTALHVALQRHQLLPLVADGGAGDPGPLQLLSRLQASGLPGSAELTAGAAIAYFLALEGADLSYANHRGRSPLDLAAEGRLLKALQGCAQRFRERQACGGGSGGSAQGPRLVLSAPNTVTNLHVATPTGPEAAECLVCSELALLVLFSPCQHRTVCEECARRMKKCIRCQVVISKKLRPDGTEVVSAAPAPGPPRQLVEELQSRYRQMEERITCPICIDSHIRLVFQCGHGACAPCGAALSACPICRQPIRDRIQIFV; this comes from the exons ATGCG GGTCATGCTGAGTCCCCGCCAGGGCCTCCCAAGGATCCCGTTAAGGGGCATCTTCCAGGGGGCGAAGGTGGTTCGGGGCCCCGACTGGGAGTGGGGCTCACAGGATG gaggagaagggaagccaGGCCGAGTAGTGGACATCCGTGGCTGGGACGTGGAGACAGGCCGGAGTGTGGCCAGTGTGACATGGGCTGATGGCACCACCAACGTGTATCGTGTGGGCCACAAGGGCAAGGTGGACCTCAAGTGTGTGGGCGAGGCAGCTGGCGGCTTCTACTACAGGGAGCACCTCCCAAGGCTTG gcaagCCTGCAGAGCTGCAGCGCAGGGTCAGTGCTGATGGCCAGCCCTTCCAGCGTGGGGACAAGGTCAAGTGTCTGCTGGACACAGACGTGCTGAGGGAGATGCAGGAAGGCCACGGCGGGTGGAACCCCCGGATGGCCAAG TTTATCGGACAGACGGGCACCGTGCACCGCATCACAGACCGTGGGGACGTGCGTGTGCAGTTCAGCCACGAGACCCGCTGGACCTTCCATCCTGGGGCTCTCACCAAG CAAAACTCCTGCTTGGTGGGTGAGGTGGTGCGGGTTATCGACGACCTTGACACGGTGAAGCGGCTGCAGGCTGGCCATGGGGAGTGGACCGATGACATGGCCCCT GCTCTGGGCCGCATTGGGAGAGTGCTGAAGGTTTTTGGAGACGGGAACGTGGGTGTGCTGGTCAGTGGGAAGCTGTGGACCTTCAGCCCCTCCTGCCTGGTGGCCTACCGGCCTGAGGAAGATGCCAACCTGGACGTAGCTGGGCGAGCCCGGGAGAACAAAA GCTCCCTGAGTGTTGTCCTGGACAAGCTTCGAGCCCAGAAGAGTGACCTGGAGCACCCAGGGAGGTTGGTGGTGGAGGTGGCTCTGGGCAACATGGCCCGGGCTCTGGACCTGCTGCGGCGGCACCCAGAACAG GTGGACACCAAGAATCAGGGCAGGACTGCCCTGCAGATGGCTGCCTACCTAGGTCAGGTGGAGCTGGTGCGGCTGCTGCTGCAGGCTCAGGCGGGCGTTGACCTGCCAGATGACGAGGGCAACACGGCACTGCACTACGCCGCCCTGGG GAACCAGCCTGAGGCTGCCCGGGTGCTCTTGAGCTCGGGTTGTGGGGCCAATGCTCTGAACAGCACTCGGAGCTCAGCACTGCATGTGGCTGTGCAaaggggcttcctggaggtggtgaaGGTCCTCTGTGAGCGTGGCTGTGATGTCAACCTGCCT GATGCCCATGCTGACACACCCCTGCACTGCGCCATCTCGGCGGGCACTGGTGCCAGCGGCATTGTGGAGGTCCTCACCGAGGTGCCAGGCATCGACGTCACTGCCACCAACAGCCAGGGCTTCACCCTGCTGCACCATGCATCCCTCAAAGGCCACACACT AGCTGTCAGGAGGATTCTGGCGCGGGCCCGGCAGCTGGTGGACGCCAAGAAGGAGGATGGGTTCACGGCACTGCACCTGGCCGCCTTCAACAACCACGGGGAGGTGGCACAGGTTCTCATCCAAGAG ggccACTGTGATGTGAACGCTCGCAACCGTAAGCTGCAGTCCCCGCTGCACCTGGCTGTGCAGCAGGCCCACGTGGGGCTGGTGCCACTGCTGGTGGACGCCGGCTGCAGCGTCAACGCCGAGGACGAGGAGGGGGACACGGCTCTGCACGTGGCCCTGCAGCGCCACCAGCTGCTGCCTCTGGTAGCTGATGGGGGTGCAGGGGACCCGGGTCCCCTGCAGTTGCTGTCCAGG CTACAGGCCTCGGGCCTTCCAGGCAGCGCGGAGCTGACGGCGGGCGCAGCGATAGCCTACTTCTTAGCGCTGGAGGGCGCTGACCTGAGCTACGCCAACCACCGCGGCCGGAGCCCCCTGGACCTGGCTGCCGAGGGTCGCCTGCTCAAAGCCCTGCAGGGCTGTGCTCAGCGCTTCCG GGAGCGGCAGGCTTGCGGCGGTGGCAGCGGGGGCTCGGCCCAGGGCCCAAGACTGGTGCTCAGTGCTCCGAACACTGTGACCAACCTGCATGTGGCCACGCCGACGGGGCCTGAGGCCGCTGAGTGCCTAGTGTGCTCAGAGCTGGCGCTGCTGGTGCTGTTCTCGCCCTGCCAGCATCGCACAGTGTGCGAGG AGTGCGCGCGCAGGATGAAGAAATGCATCAGGTGCCAGGTGGTCATCAGCAAGAAGCTGCGCCCAG ACGGCACGGAGGTGGTCAGCGCGGCCCCCGCGCCCGGCCCACCACGGCAGTTGGTGGAGGAGCTGCAGAGCCGCTACCGGCAGATGGAGGAGCGCATCACCTGCCCGATTTGCATCGACAGCCACATCCGCCTCGTGTTCCAGTGCGGCCATGGCGCGTGCGCGCCCTGTGGCGCGGCGCTCAGCGCCTGCCCCATCTGCCGCCAGCCCATCCGCGATCGCATCCAGATCTTCGTGTAG
- the MIB2 gene encoding E3 ubiquitin-protein ligase MIB2 isoform X5 — MDPDPQAGVQVGMRVVRGVDWKWGQQDGGEGCVGTVVELGRHGSPSTPDRTVVVQWDHGTRTNYRAGYQGAHDLLLYDNAQIGVRHPNIICDCCKKHGLRGMRWKCRICFDYDLCTQCYMHNKHDLAHAFERYETAHSRPVMLSPRQGLPRIPLRGIFQGAKVVRGPDWEWGSQDGGEGKPGRVVDIRGWDVETGRSVASVTWADGTTNVYRVGHKGKVDLKCVGEAAGGFYYREHLPRLGKPAELQRRVSADGQPFQRGDKVKCLLDTDVLREMQEGHGGWNPRMAKFIGQTGTVHRITDRGDVRVQFSHETRWTFHPGALTKQNSCLVGEVVRVIDDLDTVKRLQAGHGEWTDDMAPALGRIGRVLKVFGDGNVGVLVSGKLWTFSPSCLVAYRPEEDANLDVAGRARENKSSLSVVLDKLRAQKSDLEHPGRLVVEVALGNMARALDLLRRHPEQVDTKNQGRTALQMAAYLGQVELVRLLLQAQAGVDLPDDEGNTALHYAALGNQPEAARVLLSSGCGANALNSTRSSALHVAVQRGFLEVVKVLCERGCDVNLPDAHADTPLHCAISAGTGASGIVEVLTEVPGIDVTATNSQGFTLLHHASLKGHTLAVRRILARARQLVDAKKEDGFTALHLAAFNNHGEVAQVLIQEGHCDVNARNRKLQSPLHLAVQQAHVGLVPLLVDAGCSVNAEDEEGDTALHVALQRHQLLPLVADGGAGDPGPLQLLSRLQASGLPGSAELTAGAAIAYFLALEGADLSYANHRGRSPLDLAAEGRLLKALQGCAQRFRERQACGGGSGGSAQGPRLVLSAPNTVTNLHVATPTGPEAAECLVCSELALLVLFSPCQHRTVCEECARRMKKCIRCQVVISKKLRPDGTEVVSAAPAPGPPRQLVEELQSRYRQMEERITCPICIDSHIRLVFQCGHGACAPCGAALSACPICRQPIRDRIQIFV; from the exons ATGGACCCAGACCCCCAAGCGGGCGTGCAGGTGGGCATGCGCGTGGTGCGCGGCGTGGACTGGAAGTGGGGCCAGCAGGACGGTGGCGAGGGCTGCGTGGGCACGGTGGTGGAGCTCGGCCGCCACGGCAGCCCTTCGACCCCCGACCGCACAGTGGTCGTGCAGTGGGACCACGGCACCCGCACCAACTACCGCGCGGGCTACCAGGGCGCACACGACCTGCTGCTCTATGACAACGCCCAAATCG GTGTCCGCCACCCCAACATCATCTGCGACTGCTGCAAGAAGCACGGGCTGCGGGGCATGCGCTGGAAATGCCGTATCTGCTTCGACTACGATCTCTGCACGCAGTGCTACATGCACAACAAGCACGACCTGGCCCACGCCTTCGAGCGCTACGAGACGGCCCACTCGCGCCC GGTCATGCTGAGTCCCCGCCAGGGCCTCCCAAGGATCCCGTTAAGGGGCATCTTCCAGGGGGCGAAGGTGGTTCGGGGCCCCGACTGGGAGTGGGGCTCACAGGATG gaggagaagggaagccaGGCCGAGTAGTGGACATCCGTGGCTGGGACGTGGAGACAGGCCGGAGTGTGGCCAGTGTGACATGGGCTGATGGCACCACCAACGTGTATCGTGTGGGCCACAAGGGCAAGGTGGACCTCAAGTGTGTGGGCGAGGCAGCTGGCGGCTTCTACTACAGGGAGCACCTCCCAAGGCTTG gcaagCCTGCAGAGCTGCAGCGCAGGGTCAGTGCTGATGGCCAGCCCTTCCAGCGTGGGGACAAGGTCAAGTGTCTGCTGGACACAGACGTGCTGAGGGAGATGCAGGAAGGCCACGGCGGGTGGAACCCCCGGATGGCCAAG TTTATCGGACAGACGGGCACCGTGCACCGCATCACAGACCGTGGGGACGTGCGTGTGCAGTTCAGCCACGAGACCCGCTGGACCTTCCATCCTGGGGCTCTCACCAAG CAAAACTCCTGCTTGGTGGGTGAGGTGGTGCGGGTTATCGACGACCTTGACACGGTGAAGCGGCTGCAGGCTGGCCATGGGGAGTGGACCGATGACATGGCCCCT GCTCTGGGCCGCATTGGGAGAGTGCTGAAGGTTTTTGGAGACGGGAACGTGGGTGTGCTGGTCAGTGGGAAGCTGTGGACCTTCAGCCCCTCCTGCCTGGTGGCCTACCGGCCTGAGGAAGATGCCAACCTGGACGTAGCTGGGCGAGCCCGGGAGAACAAAA GCTCCCTGAGTGTTGTCCTGGACAAGCTTCGAGCCCAGAAGAGTGACCTGGAGCACCCAGGGAGGTTGGTGGTGGAGGTGGCTCTGGGCAACATGGCCCGGGCTCTGGACCTGCTGCGGCGGCACCCAGAACAG GTGGACACCAAGAATCAGGGCAGGACTGCCCTGCAGATGGCTGCCTACCTAGGTCAGGTGGAGCTGGTGCGGCTGCTGCTGCAGGCTCAGGCGGGCGTTGACCTGCCAGATGACGAGGGCAACACGGCACTGCACTACGCCGCCCTGGG GAACCAGCCTGAGGCTGCCCGGGTGCTCTTGAGCTCGGGTTGTGGGGCCAATGCTCTGAACAGCACTCGGAGCTCAGCACTGCATGTGGCTGTGCAaaggggcttcctggaggtggtgaaGGTCCTCTGTGAGCGTGGCTGTGATGTCAACCTGCCT GATGCCCATGCTGACACACCCCTGCACTGCGCCATCTCGGCGGGCACTGGTGCCAGCGGCATTGTGGAGGTCCTCACCGAGGTGCCAGGCATCGACGTCACTGCCACCAACAGCCAGGGCTTCACCCTGCTGCACCATGCATCCCTCAAAGGCCACACACT AGCTGTCAGGAGGATTCTGGCGCGGGCCCGGCAGCTGGTGGACGCCAAGAAGGAGGATGGGTTCACGGCACTGCACCTGGCCGCCTTCAACAACCACGGGGAGGTGGCACAGGTTCTCATCCAAGAG ggccACTGTGATGTGAACGCTCGCAACCGTAAGCTGCAGTCCCCGCTGCACCTGGCTGTGCAGCAGGCCCACGTGGGGCTGGTGCCACTGCTGGTGGACGCCGGCTGCAGCGTCAACGCCGAGGACGAGGAGGGGGACACGGCTCTGCACGTGGCCCTGCAGCGCCACCAGCTGCTGCCTCTGGTAGCTGATGGGGGTGCAGGGGACCCGGGTCCCCTGCAGTTGCTGTCCAGG CTACAGGCCTCGGGCCTTCCAGGCAGCGCGGAGCTGACGGCGGGCGCAGCGATAGCCTACTTCTTAGCGCTGGAGGGCGCTGACCTGAGCTACGCCAACCACCGCGGCCGGAGCCCCCTGGACCTGGCTGCCGAGGGTCGCCTGCTCAAAGCCCTGCAGGGCTGTGCTCAGCGCTTCCG GGAGCGGCAGGCTTGCGGCGGTGGCAGCGGGGGCTCGGCCCAGGGCCCAAGACTGGTGCTCAGTGCTCCGAACACTGTGACCAACCTGCATGTGGCCACGCCGACGGGGCCTGAGGCCGCTGAGTGCCTAGTGTGCTCAGAGCTGGCGCTGCTGGTGCTGTTCTCGCCCTGCCAGCATCGCACAGTGTGCGAGG AGTGCGCGCGCAGGATGAAGAAATGCATCAGGTGCCAGGTGGTCATCAGCAAGAAGCTGCGCCCAG ACGGCACGGAGGTGGTCAGCGCGGCCCCCGCGCCCGGCCCACCACGGCAGTTGGTGGAGGAGCTGCAGAGCCGCTACCGGCAGATGGAGGAGCGCATCACCTGCCCGATTTGCATCGACAGCCACATCCGCCTCGTGTTCCAGTGCGGCCATGGCGCGTGCGCGCCCTGTGGCGCGGCGCTCAGCGCCTGCCCCATCTGCCGCCAGCCCATCCGCGATCGCATCCAGATCTTCGTGTAG
- the MIB2 gene encoding E3 ubiquitin-protein ligase MIB2 isoform X7: MDPDPQAGVQVGMRVVRGVDWKWGQQDGGEGCVGTVVELGRHGSPSTPDRTVVVQWDHGTRTNYRAGYQGAHDLLLYDNAQIGVRHPNIICDCCKKHGLRGMRWKCRICFDYDLCTQCYMHNKHDLAHAFERYETAHSRPVMLSPRQGLPRIPLRGIFQGAKVVRGPDWEWGSQDGGEGKPGRVVDIRGWDVETGRSVASVTWADGTTNVYRVGHKGKVDLKCVGEAAGGFYYREHLPRLGKPAELQRRVSADGQPFQRGDKVKCLLDTDVLREMQEGHGGWNPRMAKQNSCLVGEVVRVIDDLDTVKRLQAGHGEWTDDMAPALGRIGRVLKVFGDGNVGVLVSGKLWTFSPSCLVAYRPEEDANLDVAGRARENKSSLSVVLDKLRAQKSDLEHPGRLVVEVALGNMARALDLLRRHPEQVDTKNQGRTALQMAAYLGQVELVRLLLQAQAGVDLPDDEGNTALHYAALGNQPEAARVLLSSGCGANALNSTRSSALHVAVQRGFLEVVKVLCERGCDVNLPDAHADTPLHCAISAGTGASGIVEVLTEVPGIDVTATNSQGFTLLHHASLKGHTLAVRRILARARQLVDAKKEDGFTALHLAAFNNHGEVAQVLIQEGHCDVNARNRKLQSPLHLAVQQAHVGLVPLLVDAGCSVNAEDEEGDTALHVALQRHQLLPLVADGGAGDPGPLQLLSRLQASGLPGSAELTAGAAIAYFLALEGADLSYANHRGRSPLDLAAEGRLLKALQGCAQRFRERQACGGGSGGSAQGPRLVLSAPNTVTNLHVATPTGPEAAECLVCSELALLVLFSPCQHRTVCEECARRMKKCIRCQVVISKKLRPDGTEVVSAAPAPGPPRQLVEELQSRYRQMEERITCPICIDSHIRLVFQCGHGACAPCGAALSACPICRQPIRDRIQIFV; this comes from the exons ATGGACCCAGACCCCCAAGCGGGCGTGCAGGTGGGCATGCGCGTGGTGCGCGGCGTGGACTGGAAGTGGGGCCAGCAGGACGGTGGCGAGGGCTGCGTGGGCACGGTGGTGGAGCTCGGCCGCCACGGCAGCCCTTCGACCCCCGACCGCACAGTGGTCGTGCAGTGGGACCACGGCACCCGCACCAACTACCGCGCGGGCTACCAGGGCGCACACGACCTGCTGCTCTATGACAACGCCCAAATCG GTGTCCGCCACCCCAACATCATCTGCGACTGCTGCAAGAAGCACGGGCTGCGGGGCATGCGCTGGAAATGCCGTATCTGCTTCGACTACGATCTCTGCACGCAGTGCTACATGCACAACAAGCACGACCTGGCCCACGCCTTCGAGCGCTACGAGACGGCCCACTCGCGCCC GGTCATGCTGAGTCCCCGCCAGGGCCTCCCAAGGATCCCGTTAAGGGGCATCTTCCAGGGGGCGAAGGTGGTTCGGGGCCCCGACTGGGAGTGGGGCTCACAGGATG gaggagaagggaagccaGGCCGAGTAGTGGACATCCGTGGCTGGGACGTGGAGACAGGCCGGAGTGTGGCCAGTGTGACATGGGCTGATGGCACCACCAACGTGTATCGTGTGGGCCACAAGGGCAAGGTGGACCTCAAGTGTGTGGGCGAGGCAGCTGGCGGCTTCTACTACAGGGAGCACCTCCCAAGGCTTG gcaagCCTGCAGAGCTGCAGCGCAGGGTCAGTGCTGATGGCCAGCCCTTCCAGCGTGGGGACAAGGTCAAGTGTCTGCTGGACACAGACGTGCTGAGGGAGATGCAGGAAGGCCACGGCGGGTGGAACCCCCGGATGGCCAAG CAAAACTCCTGCTTGGTGGGTGAGGTGGTGCGGGTTATCGACGACCTTGACACGGTGAAGCGGCTGCAGGCTGGCCATGGGGAGTGGACCGATGACATGGCCCCT GCTCTGGGCCGCATTGGGAGAGTGCTGAAGGTTTTTGGAGACGGGAACGTGGGTGTGCTGGTCAGTGGGAAGCTGTGGACCTTCAGCCCCTCCTGCCTGGTGGCCTACCGGCCTGAGGAAGATGCCAACCTGGACGTAGCTGGGCGAGCCCGGGAGAACAAAA GCTCCCTGAGTGTTGTCCTGGACAAGCTTCGAGCCCAGAAGAGTGACCTGGAGCACCCAGGGAGGTTGGTGGTGGAGGTGGCTCTGGGCAACATGGCCCGGGCTCTGGACCTGCTGCGGCGGCACCCAGAACAG GTGGACACCAAGAATCAGGGCAGGACTGCCCTGCAGATGGCTGCCTACCTAGGTCAGGTGGAGCTGGTGCGGCTGCTGCTGCAGGCTCAGGCGGGCGTTGACCTGCCAGATGACGAGGGCAACACGGCACTGCACTACGCCGCCCTGGG GAACCAGCCTGAGGCTGCCCGGGTGCTCTTGAGCTCGGGTTGTGGGGCCAATGCTCTGAACAGCACTCGGAGCTCAGCACTGCATGTGGCTGTGCAaaggggcttcctggaggtggtgaaGGTCCTCTGTGAGCGTGGCTGTGATGTCAACCTGCCT GATGCCCATGCTGACACACCCCTGCACTGCGCCATCTCGGCGGGCACTGGTGCCAGCGGCATTGTGGAGGTCCTCACCGAGGTGCCAGGCATCGACGTCACTGCCACCAACAGCCAGGGCTTCACCCTGCTGCACCATGCATCCCTCAAAGGCCACACACT AGCTGTCAGGAGGATTCTGGCGCGGGCCCGGCAGCTGGTGGACGCCAAGAAGGAGGATGGGTTCACGGCACTGCACCTGGCCGCCTTCAACAACCACGGGGAGGTGGCACAGGTTCTCATCCAAGAG ggccACTGTGATGTGAACGCTCGCAACCGTAAGCTGCAGTCCCCGCTGCACCTGGCTGTGCAGCAGGCCCACGTGGGGCTGGTGCCACTGCTGGTGGACGCCGGCTGCAGCGTCAACGCCGAGGACGAGGAGGGGGACACGGCTCTGCACGTGGCCCTGCAGCGCCACCAGCTGCTGCCTCTGGTAGCTGATGGGGGTGCAGGGGACCCGGGTCCCCTGCAGTTGCTGTCCAGG CTACAGGCCTCGGGCCTTCCAGGCAGCGCGGAGCTGACGGCGGGCGCAGCGATAGCCTACTTCTTAGCGCTGGAGGGCGCTGACCTGAGCTACGCCAACCACCGCGGCCGGAGCCCCCTGGACCTGGCTGCCGAGGGTCGCCTGCTCAAAGCCCTGCAGGGCTGTGCTCAGCGCTTCCG GGAGCGGCAGGCTTGCGGCGGTGGCAGCGGGGGCTCGGCCCAGGGCCCAAGACTGGTGCTCAGTGCTCCGAACACTGTGACCAACCTGCATGTGGCCACGCCGACGGGGCCTGAGGCCGCTGAGTGCCTAGTGTGCTCAGAGCTGGCGCTGCTGGTGCTGTTCTCGCCCTGCCAGCATCGCACAGTGTGCGAGG AGTGCGCGCGCAGGATGAAGAAATGCATCAGGTGCCAGGTGGTCATCAGCAAGAAGCTGCGCCCAG ACGGCACGGAGGTGGTCAGCGCGGCCCCCGCGCCCGGCCCACCACGGCAGTTGGTGGAGGAGCTGCAGAGCCGCTACCGGCAGATGGAGGAGCGCATCACCTGCCCGATTTGCATCGACAGCCACATCCGCCTCGTGTTCCAGTGCGGCCATGGCGCGTGCGCGCCCTGTGGCGCGGCGCTCAGCGCCTGCCCCATCTGCCGCCAGCCCATCCGCGATCGCATCCAGATCTTCGTGTAG
- the MIB2 gene encoding E3 ubiquitin-protein ligase MIB2 isoform X6: MDPDPQAGVQVGMRVVRGVDWKWGQQDGGEGCVGTVVELGRHGSPSTPDRTVVVQWDHGTRTNYRAGYQGAHDLLLYDNAQIGVRHPNIICDCCKKHGLRGMRWKCRICFDYDLCTQCYMHNKHDLAHAFERYETAHSRPVMLSPRQGLPRIPLRGIFQGAKVVRGPDWEWGSQDGGEGKPGRVVDIRGWDVETGRSVASVTWADGTTNVYRVGHKGKVDLKCVGEAAGGFYYREHLPRLGKPAELQRRVSADGQPFQRGDKVKCLLDTDVLREMQEGHGGWNPRMAKTGTVHRITDRGDVRVQFSHETRWTFHPGALTKQNSCLVGEVVRVIDDLDTVKRLQAGHGEWTDDMAPALGRIGRVLKVFGDGNVGVLVSGKLWTFSPSCLVAYRPEEDANLDVAGRARENKSSLSVVLDKLRAQKSDLEHPGRLVVEVALGNMARALDLLRRHPEQVDTKNQGRTALQMAAYLGQVELVRLLLQAQAGVDLPDDEGNTALHYAALGNQPEAARVLLSSGCGANALNSTRSSALHVAVQRGFLEVVKVLCERGCDVNLPDAHADTPLHCAISAGTGASGIVEVLTEVPGIDVTATNSQGFTLLHHASLKGHTLAVRRILARARQLVDAKKEDGFTALHLAAFNNHGEVAQVLIQEGHCDVNARNRKLQSPLHLAVQQAHVGLVPLLVDAGCSVNAEDEEGDTALHVALQRHQLLPLVADGGAGDPGPLQLLSRLQASGLPGSAELTAGAAIAYFLALEGADLSYANHRGRSPLDLAAEGRLLKALQGCAQRFRERQACGGGSGGSAQGPRLVLSAPNTVTNLHVATPTGPEAAECLVCSELALLVLFSPCQHRTVCEECARRMKKCIRCQVVISKKLRPDGTEVVSAAPAPGPPRQLVEELQSRYRQMEERITCPICIDSHIRLVFQCGHGACAPCGAALSACPICRQPIRDRIQIFV; encoded by the exons ATGGACCCAGACCCCCAAGCGGGCGTGCAGGTGGGCATGCGCGTGGTGCGCGGCGTGGACTGGAAGTGGGGCCAGCAGGACGGTGGCGAGGGCTGCGTGGGCACGGTGGTGGAGCTCGGCCGCCACGGCAGCCCTTCGACCCCCGACCGCACAGTGGTCGTGCAGTGGGACCACGGCACCCGCACCAACTACCGCGCGGGCTACCAGGGCGCACACGACCTGCTGCTCTATGACAACGCCCAAATCG GTGTCCGCCACCCCAACATCATCTGCGACTGCTGCAAGAAGCACGGGCTGCGGGGCATGCGCTGGAAATGCCGTATCTGCTTCGACTACGATCTCTGCACGCAGTGCTACATGCACAACAAGCACGACCTGGCCCACGCCTTCGAGCGCTACGAGACGGCCCACTCGCGCCC GGTCATGCTGAGTCCCCGCCAGGGCCTCCCAAGGATCCCGTTAAGGGGCATCTTCCAGGGGGCGAAGGTGGTTCGGGGCCCCGACTGGGAGTGGGGCTCACAGGATG gaggagaagggaagccaGGCCGAGTAGTGGACATCCGTGGCTGGGACGTGGAGACAGGCCGGAGTGTGGCCAGTGTGACATGGGCTGATGGCACCACCAACGTGTATCGTGTGGGCCACAAGGGCAAGGTGGACCTCAAGTGTGTGGGCGAGGCAGCTGGCGGCTTCTACTACAGGGAGCACCTCCCAAGGCTTG gcaagCCTGCAGAGCTGCAGCGCAGGGTCAGTGCTGATGGCCAGCCCTTCCAGCGTGGGGACAAGGTCAAGTGTCTGCTGGACACAGACGTGCTGAGGGAGATGCAGGAAGGCCACGGCGGGTGGAACCCCCGGATGGCCAAG ACGGGCACCGTGCACCGCATCACAGACCGTGGGGACGTGCGTGTGCAGTTCAGCCACGAGACCCGCTGGACCTTCCATCCTGGGGCTCTCACCAAG CAAAACTCCTGCTTGGTGGGTGAGGTGGTGCGGGTTATCGACGACCTTGACACGGTGAAGCGGCTGCAGGCTGGCCATGGGGAGTGGACCGATGACATGGCCCCT GCTCTGGGCCGCATTGGGAGAGTGCTGAAGGTTTTTGGAGACGGGAACGTGGGTGTGCTGGTCAGTGGGAAGCTGTGGACCTTCAGCCCCTCCTGCCTGGTGGCCTACCGGCCTGAGGAAGATGCCAACCTGGACGTAGCTGGGCGAGCCCGGGAGAACAAAA GCTCCCTGAGTGTTGTCCTGGACAAGCTTCGAGCCCAGAAGAGTGACCTGGAGCACCCAGGGAGGTTGGTGGTGGAGGTGGCTCTGGGCAACATGGCCCGGGCTCTGGACCTGCTGCGGCGGCACCCAGAACAG GTGGACACCAAGAATCAGGGCAGGACTGCCCTGCAGATGGCTGCCTACCTAGGTCAGGTGGAGCTGGTGCGGCTGCTGCTGCAGGCTCAGGCGGGCGTTGACCTGCCAGATGACGAGGGCAACACGGCACTGCACTACGCCGCCCTGGG GAACCAGCCTGAGGCTGCCCGGGTGCTCTTGAGCTCGGGTTGTGGGGCCAATGCTCTGAACAGCACTCGGAGCTCAGCACTGCATGTGGCTGTGCAaaggggcttcctggaggtggtgaaGGTCCTCTGTGAGCGTGGCTGTGATGTCAACCTGCCT GATGCCCATGCTGACACACCCCTGCACTGCGCCATCTCGGCGGGCACTGGTGCCAGCGGCATTGTGGAGGTCCTCACCGAGGTGCCAGGCATCGACGTCACTGCCACCAACAGCCAGGGCTTCACCCTGCTGCACCATGCATCCCTCAAAGGCCACACACT AGCTGTCAGGAGGATTCTGGCGCGGGCCCGGCAGCTGGTGGACGCCAAGAAGGAGGATGGGTTCACGGCACTGCACCTGGCCGCCTTCAACAACCACGGGGAGGTGGCACAGGTTCTCATCCAAGAG ggccACTGTGATGTGAACGCTCGCAACCGTAAGCTGCAGTCCCCGCTGCACCTGGCTGTGCAGCAGGCCCACGTGGGGCTGGTGCCACTGCTGGTGGACGCCGGCTGCAGCGTCAACGCCGAGGACGAGGAGGGGGACACGGCTCTGCACGTGGCCCTGCAGCGCCACCAGCTGCTGCCTCTGGTAGCTGATGGGGGTGCAGGGGACCCGGGTCCCCTGCAGTTGCTGTCCAGG CTACAGGCCTCGGGCCTTCCAGGCAGCGCGGAGCTGACGGCGGGCGCAGCGATAGCCTACTTCTTAGCGCTGGAGGGCGCTGACCTGAGCTACGCCAACCACCGCGGCCGGAGCCCCCTGGACCTGGCTGCCGAGGGTCGCCTGCTCAAAGCCCTGCAGGGCTGTGCTCAGCGCTTCCG GGAGCGGCAGGCTTGCGGCGGTGGCAGCGGGGGCTCGGCCCAGGGCCCAAGACTGGTGCTCAGTGCTCCGAACACTGTGACCAACCTGCATGTGGCCACGCCGACGGGGCCTGAGGCCGCTGAGTGCCTAGTGTGCTCAGAGCTGGCGCTGCTGGTGCTGTTCTCGCCCTGCCAGCATCGCACAGTGTGCGAGG AGTGCGCGCGCAGGATGAAGAAATGCATCAGGTGCCAGGTGGTCATCAGCAAGAAGCTGCGCCCAG ACGGCACGGAGGTGGTCAGCGCGGCCCCCGCGCCCGGCCCACCACGGCAGTTGGTGGAGGAGCTGCAGAGCCGCTACCGGCAGATGGAGGAGCGCATCACCTGCCCGATTTGCATCGACAGCCACATCCGCCTCGTGTTCCAGTGCGGCCATGGCGCGTGCGCGCCCTGTGGCGCGGCGCTCAGCGCCTGCCCCATCTGCCGCCAGCCCATCCGCGATCGCATCCAGATCTTCGTGTAG